CGGTTGAATAATAATCACAGTAGCCTTGCTTCACTTCGAACAAGAAGCGATCCACGAAATCCTTGCTCTTGCCTTTTGTTTCATCCGGTGTGTTCGTATACGGATAGTGCTCGGACAAATACTTTTCGATTAGTTTGGCTTGATCATACGGATTTGTTGCCGACTTGGTAATATCAAGTGCCAATTGCTTCACACGTTCAGGTAAATCAGTCGGCACTTGCAAATACTCAGCCCAATCCGGTTTGTTCGTATAATCGGCTTTCACTTCGCGCAATAAGGCTTCTTCCAGAATCGGCTCTTGCGTCGTTATGACATAATCTTTGGGATAATTGCTTTTGCCTGTAAAACGGAGCTCCGATTGACGAGGTGACCATAAAATTCGTTGAAACGGATTCTCGCCTTGATTCACTTCGTCTATTTTCTGAATAGCAAATCCTCCGAACAGCACGGGAAATACCTCTTCCCGCTGCATGACAACTTTCTGTTTCACCTCTTGCGTTTGCAGCAAGGACTGATCGAATCGCGGGTCAAGCGGAAGCGGGTTCAAATTAACGCGATTAACCGGAAGTTTGCGCTCAGAAGGACTAGCTTCCCACCCTTTTCCATTATATAATGCACGCGTTTCTCCACGGAAGTAGGTTCGCTTCGTTGTTTCAACCGTCATGACCGGAGTGTAATCATAACGGAAGCCGCCTCCCAGCCGGCTATCATCTCGGCTGTAGCCAGAGGAAGCATCAGCCGTAGAAGCTGTAACACTGATGCCTTTGCCTAGGAGCGGAACGGATTCTCCGCGGCTGACCTTCCAGGCTGTGTAGGGGTCGGTGATAATCGGACTCACCGTTGGGGCAACAAGTCCAACCAGAAAGGTTACACCAACAATCAAAACAACGGGTACGATCAGCGCTGACGGGTAATCAGTGATGGTTTCCCAAATCACAGGCGCGCGTTCCTTCAAGCGGGCCATGTGGCGAAGCATCAACAGCGAAAAGCCGCAAAGAATAACGATGGCAACCTGTGGCCATAGAAAAATCGTGCTGAAGGAATCACGGATGGCAAAAAACATAACACTGACGAAAATTAGCACGACGATCCGCAATCTGGATTGAACAGACCACATGGCGAATTGATACGTGACCCAAGCGGATAGGCTGAACCAAATGAAAGGTTCCAATTGCCCGGCATTTAAAGCAATCCAGCGCAAAGTTTCATGCCATGATGTCACATGCACAGCGACGAAGTGATAACCCATTCCCCAGCCATGCAGCCATACAATCAACAGGAATTGCAGAATGAAACGCCATACGCCGTGCAGTCGAGGCAAGAAGTACGTAAACGCGATCAGGCATAATGAAGCTGTGACGAAAGAAACGGTTTGGGGAAGCCACAAGCCATCCTCTTTCATAATCCAAATCACGAATTGATAAAGGAAAACCCCGGTCAGAATGGCGCTGACACGCTGCTCCCAATCGGCAAACAGAAACTTTTTCCAGATGGAGTTAGGCATAACGTTTCGCCCCTCCCAACAGATTGGGCAAATCCGTTAATTGGTTGACCTCATACCCCATATAACCCTGCGCACGGATAGCTTTAATCCAATCTTCTTGTTTATCCTGCTGTGCACCCAGTGGTTTGAAAGCTTGAGGAGACCTATCATGGACCCAGATATGACAAGGATTCATTTGCAAATGCTCCAGATGCGTTAATACCTGCATCATCACGGCTCCTTTTTGCGGAGAAATGATAACGAAGAAACAGCCAGCTGGCAGCTCACGTGTATGTTCCTTGAGGATCTGATTCAAAGGGCGATAGCCATCTGCTTCGACACCGACTAAATGCTTGAGAATGTGTTTGTGATGATTCTGGCTTTGTTTCGCTTCAAAGAACGTGGATTCCTTGCCGATGGAAAGTAAGCCTAACGCCAAATCGCGACTGGCACCGTAGCGAAATAACGAAGCAGCTACAGATACTGCCAGCTCAAATTCAGCTACATCCCCATAAGCACGGGCGGTGCGATCCAGCAAGATGATCGTTTTGGGAAGCGATTCACGCTCGAACTCTTTGGACTTCCATGTCCCTGTTTTGGCTGTGGCATTCCAGTGAATCCGCGATAGCCGGTCCCCATAAATATATTCCCGCACCCCGTTGATTTGCGTCGTCTCGCGGTGCGCTCTCGTCGTTGTGGAGTGATGCTGCATTCCTTTGAGCATTTGGTGAAATTGCGCCCATTCCCGAATCACGATGGTTTGCGGATATACCGTTAGCGACTGCGTAAGATCCAAACGGCCTTTATGCTGAAAGAAGCCAAAAATATCCTCTGTCAAACACTCCGTAGCGCCAAACTTATAATACCCTCTTCGCAAAGGCGGTGTGCTGTACAGCAATTCCCCCTTCCTTTTCCAATCTGGCACAAGCGATCCTTCAAAAATGGTTTCTTCGCCATTCAGACGGATGAGTTGGTCCTTGATCATCATATACGGGATCGGCCAAAAGCCGGGGATTTGCACGCCAATTCCGATCTGCAAGGATTGCCCTGCTTCCAGTTGGGCTTCCTGCCCTAAATTGGAAATTTTGCGAGTTCCTTGTGCGCGTCTGATGCCGCTCCAATTGCCTGATAGCAGGTAGATGGATAAGAGCGTTATGATGATAAAAAGCATGGAAGCAAGCTTACCGCCTTGGAACAGCAGGAAGAACAAGCTTGCGGTGAAGCAGGCGATCAGAAG
Above is a genomic segment from Paenibacillus sp. HWE-109 containing:
- a CDS encoding transglutaminase TgpA family protein; the encoded protein is MPNSIWKKFLFADWEQRVSAILTGVFLYQFVIWIMKEDGLWLPQTVSFVTASLCLIAFTYFLPRLHGVWRFILQFLLIVWLHGWGMGYHFVAVHVTSWHETLRWIALNAGQLEPFIWFSLSAWVTYQFAMWSVQSRLRIVVLIFVSVMFFAIRDSFSTIFLWPQVAIVILCGFSLLMLRHMARLKERAPVIWETITDYPSALIVPVVLIVGVTFLVGLVAPTVSPIITDPYTAWKVSRGESVPLLGKGISVTASTADASSGYSRDDSRLGGGFRYDYTPVMTVETTKRTYFRGETRALYNGKGWEASPSERKLPVNRVNLNPLPLDPRFDQSLLQTQEVKQKVVMQREEVFPVLFGGFAIQKIDEVNQGENPFQRILWSPRQSELRFTGKSNYPKDYVITTQEPILEEALLREVKADYTNKPDWAEYLQVPTDLPERVKQLALDITKSATNPYDQAKLIEKYLSEHYPYTNTPDETKGKSKDFVDRFLFEVKQGYCDYYSTAMAVLTRSIGLPTRWVKGYSSGVSPVPDQIRDFGILGQLGAEIDANAEGTYTIRNSDAHSWVEVYFEGFGWISFEPTSGFKLPNLFPEVTPPPVPLTTETDPLPEVESTEAAPSFTWLWLTLSGIAAAFVVASGLYFAMRSEVWSAWRTRRKELQVINFNQKIIVEFEKLLRLSRRRGYLRLEHETMREAATRWANQSKWMKKELETVIELFERAKYSQLSSTETDYQTVNQSISRLKEQMK
- a CDS encoding DUF58 domain-containing protein; this translates as MNRPVFKRFGARPRFPAPLWLLIACFTASLFFLLFQGGKLASMLFIIITLLSIYLLSGNWSGIRRAQGTRKISNLGQEAQLEAGQSLQIGIGVQIPGFWPIPYMMIKDQLIRLNGEETIFEGSLVPDWKRKGELLYSTPPLRRGYYKFGATECLTEDIFGFFQHKGRLDLTQSLTVYPQTIVIREWAQFHQMLKGMQHHSTTTRAHRETTQINGVREYIYGDRLSRIHWNATAKTGTWKSKEFERESLPKTIILLDRTARAYGDVAEFELAVSVAASLFRYGASRDLALGLLSIGKESTFFEAKQSQNHHKHILKHLVGVEADGYRPLNQILKEHTRELPAGCFFVIISPQKGAVMMQVLTHLEHLQMNPCHIWVHDRSPQAFKPLGAQQDKQEDWIKAIRAQGYMGYEVNQLTDLPNLLGGAKRYA